Proteins from a genomic interval of Paenibacillus sp. RC334:
- a CDS encoding dynamin family protein has product MMQTITGNAREEMNTIEQLRNFLRTAGDEEGAKAVADLLEKADAEELTIAFCGHFSAGKSSLINSLCGKTVLPSGPVPTSANVVSIRYGRSRALIHPAKTSENPEPEVLETSLSELAEYCKNGGAYESVQVWEDVPMLAGGGVLLDTPGVDSTDHGHALATHSALHWADIVFYVMDYNHIQSENNLSFAKSLSDWGKPLYLIINQIDKHRERELSFTRYRSEVEASFHAWQVHYTDILFTSLKEQNHPWNQWKELPLLIKALLERKTELLSYSLVSSMRHLADQHVEAVQAAEEEELNTLLEEAGGEEAISRLDMELEVLQQEDERWLMLAEQEHKRLRQELDHVLEHAHLTPAELREAAGEYLESRKPGFKAGLWFAGGKTEREKENRLERLTGMLADQVEGQLLPHVRELLRSWGDGHGLWSAAMEQELDEIRPVTDRRLIEQTVKETALSSEYTLNYCKDLRSAVTADCRCKALALADRMLAQLAAQAEARRAALASARTELLAQADAAGRYRARLSASAAHATVLRSLLPQAAAPDALPQAAAPAPAAETTAAASAAPAGAARTAAAGAHAAAAQPLAGTTAAQPAAGGRRTRLDAAASRLEAAAALLSPYPAMQAAVRDLHARAAALEGGRFTLALFGAFSAGKSSFANALLGEAVLPVSPHPTTAAINRIMAPASKERHATADVHMKSVDALREDLKYSFRLLGLGEPGAEGWQDTVHALSPEGIHPAGRPHYSFLKAAAAGWEEAESLLGQQLQVNLEQYRDFVASEHKSCFVEHIDLYYDCPLTRQGIVLVDTPGADSVNARHTGVTFNYMKHADALVFVTYYNHAFTQGDRQFLNQLGRVKETLALDQTFFIVNAADLASSEEELQSVTRHVHEQLQANGIRKPRIYPLSSMLALEAAEQGEASLRAASGFDAFEDDFSAFAAEELAGLSIASAMQELGRLRSRIVQHAADARYSVEEREGRLERINHIREGLEQTLLSLSDSSGAAVLSGETDELLFHVRQRLAYRTGEFIAEAFHPSVLREGVGDLRSAFASCGRELMRLIELELSQELLATTLRLEKTGQSLVRKAIQRCVEDMNHQLEGLDCTVPEPREWAVPELIEISLQESVHWKEYWGSFKNPKLFFEGSGRAGLQTKLEPVLRERIGEAVEQQRERMSSFYIMLVQEEQMWQTTQLREQMLETIRGMEHALTGGEQPQVWEELASRIVALEQEESLT; this is encoded by the coding sequence ATGATGCAAACGATTACAGGGAATGCTCGGGAAGAAATGAATACGATAGAACAGTTACGGAATTTTTTGCGCACAGCCGGGGATGAGGAAGGAGCGAAAGCCGTAGCTGACTTGCTGGAGAAGGCGGATGCAGAGGAACTGACCATTGCATTTTGCGGGCATTTTTCCGCTGGGAAATCGAGCTTGATCAACAGTCTGTGCGGCAAAACAGTGCTGCCTTCCGGGCCGGTTCCTACGAGCGCTAATGTGGTGTCCATCCGTTACGGACGTTCGAGAGCGCTAATTCATCCGGCCAAAACATCAGAAAACCCGGAGCCGGAGGTGCTGGAAACCTCTCTGTCCGAGCTGGCTGAATATTGTAAAAATGGCGGAGCTTACGAATCGGTTCAGGTATGGGAGGATGTCCCGATGTTAGCTGGCGGAGGGGTACTGCTGGATACACCTGGTGTCGATTCTACGGACCACGGCCATGCGCTGGCGACACATTCTGCTTTGCACTGGGCGGATATTGTTTTTTATGTGATGGATTATAACCATATTCAATCGGAAAATAACTTGTCCTTTGCCAAAAGTCTGTCGGATTGGGGCAAGCCGTTATATTTGATTATTAACCAAATAGATAAGCATCGAGAGCGAGAGCTTTCATTTACACGTTATCGTAGTGAGGTGGAGGCTAGCTTTCATGCTTGGCAGGTTCATTACACGGATATACTGTTCACCTCCTTGAAAGAGCAAAACCATCCTTGGAACCAATGGAAAGAGCTGCCGTTGCTAATCAAAGCACTGTTGGAGCGAAAAACAGAGCTATTGTCGTACAGTTTGGTTTCCTCCATGCGCCATTTGGCGGATCAACATGTGGAGGCTGTACAGGCTGCGGAGGAAGAGGAACTGAACACGTTGCTGGAAGAGGCAGGCGGGGAGGAAGCCATTTCGCGTCTGGATATGGAGCTGGAAGTTTTGCAGCAAGAGGATGAACGCTGGCTGATGCTGGCGGAGCAGGAGCATAAACGGCTGCGGCAAGAGTTGGATCATGTACTGGAGCATGCCCATTTGACACCTGCGGAGCTGCGTGAGGCGGCGGGCGAATATTTGGAGAGCCGCAAGCCGGGCTTCAAGGCCGGGCTATGGTTTGCCGGGGGAAAGACGGAGCGGGAGAAGGAAAACCGTTTAGAACGACTGACTGGTATGCTGGCTGATCAGGTGGAGGGGCAGTTGCTTCCTCATGTTCGAGAGCTGCTGCGTTCCTGGGGGGATGGGCATGGTTTGTGGTCGGCTGCGATGGAGCAGGAGCTGGACGAAATTCGTCCTGTGACGGATCGGAGACTGATTGAGCAGACGGTGAAGGAAACCGCGTTGTCGTCGGAGTATACGCTGAACTATTGCAAGGATCTGCGCAGCGCCGTTACGGCAGATTGCCGCTGCAAGGCGCTGGCGCTGGCAGATCGCATGCTGGCGCAGCTAGCTGCGCAGGCCGAAGCACGCCGCGCGGCGCTTGCGTCCGCGCGCACCGAGCTGCTGGCGCAGGCGGACGCGGCAGGCCGTTATCGCGCCCGCCTAAGCGCCTCGGCTGCGCACGCCACCGTGCTGCGCAGCCTGCTTCCGCAAGCAGCCGCGCCTGACGCGTTGCCCCAGGCGGCCGCGCCAGCGCCTGCGGCGGAAACCACCGCTGCGGCTTCGGCCGCGCCAGCGGGCGCTGCGCGTACTGCCGCCGCTGGCGCACACGCCGCAGCGGCGCAGCCGCTTGCAGGCACGACGGCAGCACAGCCCGCCGCCGGAGGCCGCCGCACGCGGCTGGATGCAGCAGCGTCCCGATTGGAGGCCGCCGCTGCATTGTTGAGCCCGTACCCTGCCATGCAAGCTGCAGTACGGGATTTGCACGCCCGCGCCGCTGCGCTGGAAGGCGGGCGGTTCACGCTGGCGCTGTTCGGAGCGTTCAGCGCCGGGAAGTCCAGCTTCGCCAACGCTTTGCTGGGCGAAGCGGTGTTGCCTGTATCGCCGCATCCGACGACAGCGGCGATTAACCGGATTATGGCGCCCGCAAGCAAGGAGCGCCATGCTACCGCAGACGTCCATATGAAATCAGTGGACGCTTTGCGGGAAGACCTTAAATACTCGTTTCGGCTGTTAGGGCTGGGAGAACCGGGTGCAGAGGGATGGCAGGATACCGTACATGCGTTATCCCCCGAAGGCATTCACCCTGCCGGGCGGCCCCATTACAGCTTTTTGAAGGCTGCCGCCGCTGGATGGGAAGAAGCTGAAAGTTTGCTGGGCCAGCAGCTTCAAGTAAATCTGGAGCAATATCGGGATTTTGTTGCATCCGAGCATAAGTCATGCTTTGTGGAGCATATTGACCTTTATTATGACTGCCCTCTGACCCGTCAGGGGATCGTGCTTGTGGATACGCCTGGAGCGGATTCAGTCAATGCGCGTCACACAGGTGTGACCTTCAATTATATGAAGCATGCGGACGCTCTTGTATTTGTCACGTACTATAATCATGCGTTCACTCAAGGAGACCGTCAATTTTTGAATCAATTGGGCCGGGTGAAAGAGACGTTGGCGCTGGATCAGACCTTTTTCATCGTCAATGCAGCGGACCTCGCTTCGTCCGAAGAAGAGCTACAATCCGTAACCCGGCATGTGCATGAGCAACTGCAAGCGAACGGGATTCGTAAGCCGCGTATTTATCCGCTGTCCAGTATGCTGGCGCTGGAAGCAGCCGAGCAAGGAGAGGCTTCGCTGCGTGCGGCTTCAGGTTTTGATGCGTTTGAAGATGATTTTTCAGCATTTGCAGCCGAAGAGCTGGCCGGATTGTCCATTGCTTCCGCCATGCAGGAGCTGGGGCGGTTGCGAAGCCGGATAGTGCAACACGCCGCAGATGCCAGATATAGCGTGGAGGAACGCGAAGGGCGGTTGGAGCGAATAAACCATATCCGCGAGGGACTGGAGCAAACACTACTGAGCCTGTCTGATAGCAGTGGTGCAGCCGTGTTGTCTGGGGAAACCGATGAACTGCTGTTTCACGTACGTCAACGGCTGGCTTATCGGACTGGAGAGTTTATCGCGGAGGCGTTTCATCCGTCTGTCCTGCGGGAAGGTGTGGGCGATCTTCGTTCAGCATTTGCTTCCTGTGGCCGTGAGCTGATGCGCCTGATCGAACTGGAACTGTCACAAGAATTGCTGGCAACCACGCTGAGGCTGGAAAAAACGGGACAAAGCTTGGTACGCAAGGCTATACAGCGGTGTGTAGAGGACATGAACCATCAGCTGGAAGGACTGGATTGCACGGTTCCTGAACCCAGAGAATGGGCTGTTCCCGAACTGATTGAAATTTCCTTACAGGAGTCCGTCCATTGGAAAGAATATTGGGGCAGCTTTAAAAATCCAAAGCTATTTTTTGAAGGATCTGGCCGTGCGGGTCTGCAAACCAAACTGGAGCCAGTGCTGCGCGAGAGAATCGGGGAAGCTGTAGAGCAACAGCGAGAACGAATGTCCTCTTTTTACATTATGCTGGTACAGGAGGAACAAATGTGGCAGACGACTCAGCTTCGGGAGCAGATGCTGGAGACGATTCGCGGTATGGAGCATGCACTTACGGGTGGTGAGCAGCCACAGGTTTGGGAAGAGCTTGCCAGTCGGATTGTCGCCTTGGAGCAGGAAGAATCGCTAACGTAA
- a CDS encoding NAD/NADP transhydrogenase alpha subunit: protein MKCISVYTDNFEAFSDIFEQIVTSEFAENEERELEGITVSHSGDVPEYYLERMSQKPEVVVMKDKSRGITILQHGQVFEILLPVLETATN, encoded by the coding sequence ATGAAATGCATTTCGGTATATACAGACAATTTTGAGGCTTTTTCCGATATTTTTGAGCAAATCGTAACATCGGAGTTTGCTGAAAACGAAGAGCGCGAGCTTGAAGGAATCACAGTTAGCCATTCTGGTGATGTACCTGAGTATTATCTGGAGCGTATGTCTCAAAAGCCGGAAGTAGTCGTAATGAAGGACAAATCCCGCGGAATTACAATTTTGCAGCATGGTCAAGTATTCGAAATTTTGCTGCCAGTGCTTGAGACGGCAACAAATTAA
- the nth gene encoding endonuclease III: protein MNAATARHILDTIGTMFPDAHCELNHDNAFELTIAVLLSAQCSDQMVNKVTADLFQKYKTPEDYLAVPIEELEQDIRRIGLYRNKAKHIQNLCRLLIDQYGGEIPSEHDELVKLPGVGRKTANVVVSTAFNVPAIAVDTHVERVSKRLGFAGWDDSVLEVEKKLMKRVPRDEWSLTHHRLIFFGRYHCKAQNPQCQVCPLLDVCREGKKRMKTSLIRKDKERRA, encoded by the coding sequence GTGAATGCAGCAACCGCACGTCATATATTGGACACCATCGGTACGATGTTTCCGGATGCCCATTGTGAGTTGAACCATGACAATGCTTTTGAATTAACGATTGCTGTGTTATTGTCTGCTCAATGCTCCGATCAGATGGTGAATAAAGTAACGGCAGACCTGTTTCAAAAATACAAGACACCCGAGGATTATTTGGCTGTTCCCATTGAAGAACTGGAGCAGGATATCCGCAGAATCGGCTTGTACCGGAACAAGGCTAAGCATATTCAAAACCTGTGCCGTTTATTGATAGACCAGTACGGCGGAGAAATACCGTCTGAGCATGATGAGTTGGTCAAGCTTCCCGGTGTTGGGCGCAAGACGGCTAATGTCGTTGTGTCCACCGCTTTTAATGTACCAGCTATTGCGGTAGATACGCATGTAGAGCGTGTTTCCAAACGACTGGGCTTTGCGGGATGGGACGATTCAGTGCTAGAGGTGGAAAAAAAGCTGATGAAAAGGGTACCTAGGGACGAATGGTCCTTGACCCATCACAGGCTCATTTTTTTCGGCCGCTATCACTGCAAAGCGCAAAACCCTCAATGTCAGGTATGTCCGTTGCTCGATGTATGCAGGGAAGGCAAGAAACGTATGAAAACGTCCCTGATCAGGAAAGATAAGGAACGTAGAGCTTAA
- a CDS encoding GerMN domain-containing protein, with the protein MNKKIVIAGLLALFAIAGAGCASKETAAPAAPSQETKTSAAQNSTLEQTIPDSSTQSAENNGASQTPASSSTEPTNTKTDTVKSGDRQTQQITVYYTDTQETGLKEQKKEITYPSELEKFQKAFEALQKSGNSTLIPLWSEKISVHKIKLDNGALTFDISLPDEARLGAGGEELAIDALKKTMFQFKEVKTLDLLVDGQSLESLMGHVDLDHPMNR; encoded by the coding sequence ATGAACAAGAAAATCGTAATCGCAGGTCTGCTGGCACTGTTTGCTATTGCAGGTGCAGGCTGCGCCTCCAAGGAGACAGCCGCTCCTGCTGCTCCATCTCAGGAAACAAAAACGTCTGCGGCGCAAAATAGCACATTAGAACAAACGATCCCTGATTCATCGACTCAGTCTGCTGAAAATAACGGAGCGAGTCAAACACCTGCATCCTCGTCAACCGAGCCTACAAACACCAAGACGGATACGGTAAAATCAGGAGACCGCCAAACTCAACAGATCACGGTGTACTACACCGATACACAAGAGACAGGTTTGAAGGAACAGAAAAAGGAAATTACCTACCCAAGCGAGCTGGAAAAATTCCAAAAGGCGTTTGAAGCTCTGCAAAAGAGTGGGAATTCTACTCTGATACCGTTATGGTCCGAGAAAATTTCCGTGCATAAAATCAAATTGGACAATGGAGCATTGACGTTTGATATTTCCCTGCCGGACGAGGCTCGTCTGGGTGCAGGCGGCGAGGAATTGGCTATTGACGCTTTGAAGAAAACGATGTTCCAGTTCAAGGAAGTCAAAACGCTGGATTTGCTCGTAGATGGTCAATCCCTGGAATCCTTAATGGGACATGTAGACCTGGATCATCCGATGAACCGTTAA
- a CDS encoding N-acetylmuramoyl-L-alanine amidase family protein gives MKKFGFLLLLFVFMWAVPGYGHAASSGTQIYLDDQQLSVPSGAKAQVIGGSTMVPLRVISENLGYDVTWKQQARTITIEKDSTSIRMIIGSKTATVNGSDISLDASPLLRSNYALVPLRFIGEQMGLDVKWDSSSKSVKLYTRSSGSGNGEFTPPKSGNSSTDTGSVTLPTNNASSGVMQVQGISFSQNRLTITTTGAVKPKAFTMTAPDRVVVDLPATAFADNFGAQQKLDSSQNGSLDIQDEADVSGIRYALFQKEPSTVRVVIDLKHVMNYTAYNDGSSRVIVDLASKDSVNTTPDATLPDGSQPDGTQTSPVNSNGKKVVVIDAGHGAKDSGAVGISRKNYEKTFNLAMALKVESILKQNPNLEVVLTRSDDTFLELKQRVKVAENLNANVFVSIHANSSGSSASNGTETYYQRSASKAFADVMHKYFAPATGLTDRGIRYGNFHVIRETTMPAVLLEVGYLSNAKEEATLFDEDFQNRVAQGIADGITEYLGVK, from the coding sequence ATGAAGAAATTTGGTTTTTTGTTGTTATTATTTGTCTTCATGTGGGCGGTTCCGGGTTATGGACATGCGGCTTCGAGTGGAACACAAATCTATCTCGACGATCAACAGTTAAGTGTCCCGAGCGGTGCTAAGGCACAAGTGATTGGTGGAAGTACAATGGTTCCGCTACGCGTAATTTCTGAAAATTTAGGTTATGACGTGACATGGAAGCAGCAGGCGCGAACCATAACGATTGAGAAGGACAGTACCTCGATCCGAATGATAATCGGAAGCAAGACGGCGACTGTCAATGGAAGCGACATTAGTCTGGATGCTTCGCCTCTGCTGCGTTCCAATTATGCCCTTGTACCGCTTCGCTTTATCGGCGAGCAAATGGGACTGGACGTAAAATGGGACAGTAGCTCCAAGTCCGTAAAATTATATACCCGCAGCAGCGGGTCGGGAAACGGGGAATTTACTCCTCCTAAATCCGGGAATAGCAGCACAGATACTGGAAGTGTAACTTTACCAACGAATAATGCCAGTTCAGGTGTAATGCAGGTACAGGGAATCAGTTTCAGTCAAAACCGCTTAACCATTACGACTACGGGTGCAGTGAAGCCAAAAGCATTTACAATGACTGCCCCTGATCGAGTAGTTGTGGATTTGCCGGCTACGGCTTTTGCTGACAACTTTGGGGCCCAGCAAAAGCTGGACAGCAGCCAGAATGGTTCACTGGATATTCAGGATGAAGCGGATGTATCCGGTATCCGTTATGCTTTATTCCAAAAGGAACCTTCAACGGTTCGTGTTGTTATTGATCTGAAGCATGTCATGAATTATACCGCATACAATGACGGCTCGAGTCGTGTTATCGTCGATCTGGCATCGAAGGATTCAGTGAATACAACACCTGACGCTACCTTACCAGATGGTTCACAGCCGGATGGTACACAGACCTCACCAGTTAACAGCAATGGCAAAAAAGTCGTTGTTATTGATGCCGGTCATGGAGCGAAGGATTCCGGAGCCGTTGGGATTTCTAGAAAAAATTACGAAAAGACCTTCAACTTGGCTATGGCTCTGAAGGTAGAAAGCATTTTGAAGCAGAACCCTAATCTTGAGGTTGTGTTGACACGCAGCGATGATACGTTTTTGGAGCTTAAACAACGCGTAAAAGTGGCTGAAAATCTCAATGCCAACGTATTCGTGTCCATTCACGCCAACAGCAGCGGCAGCTCGGCTTCCAACGGTACAGAGACGTATTACCAGCGTAGTGCAAGCAAAGCGTTCGCGGACGTCATGCATAAGTACTTTGCACCAGCGACAGGTTTAACAGACCGGGGCATTCGTTATGGCAATTTCCATGTCATTCGGGAAACGACGATGCCTGCTGTTTTGCTTGAGGTAGGATATCTCAGTAATGCGAAAGAGGAAGCCACACTGTTTGATGAAGATTTCCAAAACCGGGTAGCTCAAGGGATTGCAGATGGCATCACAGAGTATCTTGGTGTAAAATAA
- a CDS encoding N-acetylmuramoyl-L-alanine amidase family protein: MKKYSWLILAAILIWLWPSSSHVNAAGAELFLDGKRIEAPADAKPEMVNGKVMVPLRVVGEQLGYQFKWEPQAYKISIQKNSTDMSMYVGRTSADVNGQTVNLDAPPVLRGNSTMVPLRFVGEQMGLKVDWNNKNKSVNLSQKVTDQQTEKQSPSQKTSQTQTQITSTQKTSSSTTTTTKLTGSDKLTQDELASSKQQDTEQLQANTLLVQNITFQDEALQISLNRDVTPKVTKMTGPDRIVVDLAEAVLTSEISQQFPLRSDGLRVLTNIDSEDVQEVRFAPADGQKGGVRIVIALNQVRDYELSTNGTGEITLLRERSVDQAVTPTNSGGRKIVVIDPGHGGRDPGAGSITGRHEKEFALAVGLKVKQLLQNDPDIQVVMTRDGDTYPTLDERPQLANDQNASVFVSIHGNSMLPSNKGKANGSETYYARQGSLGLATTMHKHLVAATGFKDNGIKVANHIVTRKAQMPAVLLECGYLSNLSDEAAMFSEETQERIAEGIVDGLKEYLGTVTVNDTSDSINS, translated from the coding sequence ATGAAGAAATATAGTTGGTTGATACTGGCGGCTATCTTAATTTGGTTGTGGCCGTCCTCCTCTCATGTGAATGCGGCTGGAGCAGAGTTGTTTTTAGATGGAAAAAGGATAGAAGCGCCCGCAGATGCCAAGCCTGAGATGGTCAATGGAAAAGTCATGGTTCCGCTTCGAGTGGTTGGTGAACAACTTGGATATCAATTTAAATGGGAACCACAAGCCTATAAAATCTCAATCCAAAAAAACAGCACGGATATGTCCATGTATGTGGGCCGTACATCGGCTGATGTGAATGGACAAACGGTCAATTTGGACGCACCTCCTGTGCTGCGTGGCAACTCCACCATGGTTCCGTTACGTTTTGTCGGGGAGCAAATGGGGCTGAAGGTAGATTGGAATAATAAAAATAAATCCGTAAATCTCAGTCAAAAGGTGACAGACCAGCAGACAGAAAAACAGTCTCCATCCCAAAAAACATCACAAACGCAGACACAGATCACGAGTACACAAAAAACGTCTTCGTCAACAACAACGACTACAAAGCTGACTGGATCAGACAAGCTTACACAGGACGAACTCGCATCATCCAAGCAGCAGGATACAGAACAGCTACAAGCAAATACACTACTAGTACAAAACATTACCTTTCAAGATGAGGCATTACAGATTTCATTGAACAGGGATGTAACGCCCAAAGTGACCAAGATGACGGGACCTGATCGCATTGTTGTAGATCTGGCAGAAGCTGTGCTTACGTCGGAAATTTCTCAGCAGTTTCCGCTTCGTAGCGATGGATTACGAGTGCTGACGAATATTGACAGCGAGGATGTGCAGGAAGTCAGGTTTGCTCCCGCCGATGGACAAAAGGGCGGCGTCCGCATTGTAATTGCTTTAAACCAGGTACGTGATTACGAGCTTTCAACTAACGGCACAGGTGAAATCACACTCTTGCGTGAACGCAGTGTTGATCAGGCTGTGACACCAACCAACAGCGGCGGACGGAAAATAGTCGTCATTGATCCAGGGCATGGTGGCAGAGATCCCGGAGCAGGCAGTATCACTGGAAGACATGAAAAGGAGTTTGCACTGGCTGTAGGGTTAAAGGTCAAGCAGCTCTTGCAAAACGATCCTGATATTCAGGTAGTCATGACCCGGGATGGAGATACGTATCCTACACTGGATGAACGCCCCCAGCTTGCAAACGATCAGAATGCAAGCGTATTTGTTTCGATCCATGGAAACAGTATGCTCCCCTCCAATAAAGGAAAAGCCAACGGTTCTGAAACCTACTATGCACGTCAGGGAAGTCTGGGGCTAGCAACGACGATGCATAAGCATCTTGTGGCAGCAACCGGATTTAAGGATAACGGGATTAAGGTGGCGAATCATATCGTGACGAGAAAGGCCCAAATGCCAGCCGTGTTGCTGGAATGTGGCTACCTTAGCAATCTGTCTGATGAAGCAGCCATGTTCTCGGAAGAAACACAGGAAAGGATTGCGGAAGGGATTGTGGACGGTCTAAAGGAATATCTGGGGACTGTGACGGTCAACGACACGAGTGATTCTATCAACTCATAA
- the leuD gene encoding 3-isopropylmalate dehydratase small subunit — MEAFTTLKGIVAPVDRVNVDTDAIIPKQFLKRIERTGFGQFLFYEWRFDEEGNINPDFEPNKPRYAGASVLISRANFGCGSSREHAPWAIMDYGFRCVIAPSYADIFYNNCFKNAILPIKLSEEQVEDLFQRTAKHDNYQLNVDLNEKTITDDYGLHIDFDLDEHRRQFLLQGLDDIGLTLQHEAEILAYEQKRAAKQGA; from the coding sequence ATGGAAGCATTCACAACTTTAAAAGGGATTGTAGCACCTGTGGATCGGGTGAACGTAGATACAGATGCTATTATCCCCAAGCAGTTTTTGAAACGAATCGAGCGCACAGGTTTTGGACAGTTTCTGTTTTACGAGTGGCGTTTTGATGAGGAAGGAAATATAAATCCTGATTTTGAACCGAATAAACCTCGCTATGCAGGAGCATCTGTTCTGATCTCTCGTGCCAACTTTGGCTGCGGCTCCTCCCGTGAGCATGCGCCGTGGGCGATCATGGACTATGGATTTCGCTGCGTAATTGCACCGTCTTATGCGGATATCTTCTATAATAACTGTTTTAAAAATGCTATTTTACCGATCAAGTTGTCTGAGGAGCAAGTAGAGGATTTGTTTCAACGCACAGCGAAGCATGATAACTACCAATTGAACGTAGACCTGAACGAAAAAACAATTACCGACGATTATGGTCTGCATATTGATTTTGATCTGGATGAGCATCGCCGTCAATTTTTGCTGCAAGGTTTGGATGACATTGGCTTGACGCTCCAGCATGAGGCTGAAATTCTGGCTTATGAACAGAAGCGTGCTGCGAAGCAAGGCGCATAA
- the leuC gene encoding 3-isopropylmalate dehydratase large subunit: MSKKTMFEKIWDNHVIYQEEGKPSILYIDLHLVHEVTSPQAFEGLRLSGRKVRRPELTFATMDHNVPTKDRYNITDPISKQQIDTLTQNCRDFGVTLYDLDTIDQGVVHVMGPELGLTHPGKTIVCGDSHTSTHGAFGALAFGIGTSEVEHVMATQCLQQAKAKTMEVRFVGRRKPGVTAKDMILGVIAKYGTDFATGYVIEYTGESIRKLSMEERMTVCNMSIEGGARAGMIAPDETTFNYLRGRQHVAQGAAFEQAVAEWKELVTDEGAEFDVVLEFDVDALIPQVTWGTSPGMGTDISATVPIPAELPTENERKAAEKALEYMDLKPGTPITDIAIDYVFIGSCTNGRIEDLRAAAEVAKGYQVSDKVTAIVVPGSGRVKIQAEEEGLDVIFKEAGFEWREAGCSMCLAMNPDVLQPGQRCASTSNRNFEGRQGRGGRTHLVSPAMAAAAAIHGHFVDVRDWKFKQEAVVH; this comes from the coding sequence ATGAGCAAAAAGACCATGTTCGAGAAAATTTGGGATAACCATGTCATCTATCAGGAAGAGGGAAAGCCGAGTATTTTGTACATTGACCTTCATCTAGTACATGAGGTGACCTCGCCGCAGGCGTTTGAGGGGCTTCGTCTGAGCGGACGCAAGGTGCGTCGTCCAGAGCTTACGTTTGCGACGATGGATCATAACGTACCGACGAAGGATCGTTACAATATTACGGACCCGATTTCCAAGCAGCAGATTGATACTTTGACTCAAAATTGCCGTGATTTCGGTGTCACACTGTATGATCTGGATACGATTGATCAAGGTGTCGTTCACGTTATGGGGCCGGAGCTCGGTCTGACTCACCCGGGTAAAACAATTGTTTGTGGTGACAGTCACACCTCCACACATGGCGCGTTCGGAGCGCTCGCTTTTGGTATCGGAACCAGCGAAGTAGAGCACGTAATGGCAACGCAATGTCTCCAGCAAGCTAAAGCAAAAACAATGGAAGTCCGCTTTGTGGGCCGCCGCAAGCCGGGTGTGACAGCAAAGGATATGATTTTGGGTGTCATCGCCAAATACGGCACGGATTTCGCTACCGGTTATGTTATTGAGTATACAGGTGAATCCATCCGCAAATTGAGCATGGAAGAGCGCATGACCGTGTGCAACATGTCCATTGAAGGCGGAGCCAGAGCGGGTATGATTGCGCCGGATGAAACAACCTTTAACTACTTGCGTGGACGTCAACATGTAGCGCAAGGAGCTGCTTTCGAGCAGGCGGTTGCTGAGTGGAAAGAGCTTGTTACAGATGAAGGCGCTGAGTTTGATGTCGTGCTAGAGTTTGATGTGGATGCTTTGATTCCACAAGTAACCTGGGGGACTAGCCCGGGCATGGGTACAGATATCTCTGCCACAGTACCGATTCCGGCAGAATTGCCGACAGAAAACGAACGTAAAGCTGCTGAAAAAGCGCTTGAATATATGGATTTGAAGCCAGGCACACCGATCACGGATATTGCGATTGATTATGTGTTTATCGGTTCATGCACAAACGGGCGGATTGAAGACTTGCGCGCTGCTGCCGAGGTTGCCAAGGGCTACCAGGTATCTGACAAAGTAACGGCAATCGTCGTACCGGGCTCAGGACGTGTGAAAATTCAGGCCGAGGAAGAAGGACTGGACGTCATTTTCAAGGAAGCAGGATTTGAGTGGCGTGAAGCGGGATGCAGTATGTGTCTTGCCATGAATCCGGATGTACTTCAACCGGGACAGCGCTGTGCGTCGACTTCTAACCGTAACTTTGAAGGTCGTCAAGGACGTGGAGGGCGTACTCACCTCGTATCTCCGGCAATGGCAGCCGCTGCGGCGATTCATGGACATTTTGTCGATGTACGGGACTGGAAGTTCAAGCAGGAAGCAGTAGTCCACTAG